CACACGAAAGTTTGAAGcagttttgatttatttaaacacGTTGTCGAGTAGTTGATGTTGAGTATCGAAACAACgggaaagaaattaaataatcgaTTAATCAGAAGTATATCTATATAgaaatatttctatatttatcaTCTATGTGTATAGGCAgacgaaaatatttatattcagaGCCATAAGCGAAGAGTGTGGAAAACTAAATGCCCATAGTAcataacaaaaaagaaatatcgAATGTGACTACTATAGAGCGAAGATGTGGAGACATTAATCGGCAGATATAGAGTATCAACTTAAGGAAATAACTTTTGTCTGTGATTATCTTAGGGGGCTTTAAGGTAGAACTGGTTGCTTTAGATTATCCAACCAAAAGTTTATTGTTACAAAACGTGAATTGTAAATGACGTGAGAAAAAATTCGTCCGATACATACCCTTCTATAAGGCTTCAGTTCTTCGGCCAAAAGATGATGGATCCTGGCATCGGTCAGATCCTTCTTAGATGGATTATAATCCAGCTCAGCCATGTCCAGATTACGTGAACAGGTATTGTCTAGATTTGTTAGACTGGGACTGAAGAATGGTTTACACAAGTATCAGTATAAGATAATTAATGATCAAAGAGAAAGGTTTAATTTTACATATTAGATTAGATTTTAGATTTAGGTAAAAACTAAAGAAGTGGTTAAACGAATTTTAGATATACGGAGACATAGAAATACACTTAATGATTTACAAAGAGGCGTTTCACAAACTACGATTTTAGCTAGAAACGACAAACTGCTTTTTGATTTTGAGCTTGAATGAAACACTTTTGCGACGCCCCTGCTTGCATTGtgttcaatttgtttgttgccaAATTCCTTAAACAAAAGATTTGTGCAATTCATGCTCAAGTCAGGGTATATAATCTAcataaattttgaatttattcgTACTCATGCAATATACGATCGTTTTGGTGTGAGTACAGGCAAGATATCATTCAATCCAAAATTCGTTTACCAGGTGGTGTATATTGTTGGCGGTGCCCACCTGCCGCCAATATAGTTATTGGTATAATTCCGGAAAAGGGCGCTCATCGACTCGGTTCCCGTCATCTGGCCAATAGTGGATGGATTTCGCCTCATGACTTCCATGGCATCGCGCATTGTCAGTTTAGAGTACGTCTCGATGATCTTCGGCTCAGCTCCCTACATTAGAATggaaagcaacaaaaataaatcggTACAAACTCGACTTCACTTTTATTAATATTCCCTTTACTAAATCATATCATTTATGTTTCTAAAAGGGTTCATTCTGAAAGATATACTTGAATTGCGACGTTGCCTTCGGCTCTGTTCATCTGCATTTGATGTACTCGCCCCTTTCTTCTTGTTCAATGCTCGTTCATAGCTTTGCATGGGAATGTGGTCcaataaatgcaattcattAATTTCCTAATGGCAGTTCAGGTATAGGCTTAGAGATTTCATGTTCTAAAAGTTTTGACCGTTCTAAACGCATCTATCAACTTAGATGTAAAAATACCTTAAGATCTCTGATCAGCAGCGGACGAATGAAGCGATTGTCAAAACGCTTGAACTTATCACGCACATTGTAGTTGCCCGTTTTGCCCACTATATCCTCAATTCCAGCCATCAAGTGATCCATGAACTGTAAGAAATCAAACTTAAGTAAACGAATCGATGTGCTCTAAAGCTGTGTAGATAACTGACCCGTTCATGAATGCGCTCATTCATGGTTGGCTTGCGTTTATTAGCGCGCTTCACATTAAGGATTTTCACCAGCGGCTTAATAGTGATTCCTTGCAGGAAGACAGTAAAGTAAATCACAGCTATCGTTGTGGTAACAAACATGTTCTTCTGCTTGACCACATTCTCGTCCACTAACAGTACAAGGGCAAAGGCCACAGCACCACGCAATCCTCCGTAGGACATCACAAACTGATCCACCCGGGACAATTTGTGCAGACGGAAGCGATTTGCAAGGGCCGATAGCAAAATGACACCTAAACCAAAATTAAAtagaattaaatataaacttcGTTTTTGTACATTGTAAAATACGTACCAATTACACGAAAAACTGAACAGAAGGCAATGGTCAATACCACAAACCACGTATTCCATACGTGCATGTTGTTCACAGTGGCCACGCCTAGGAACATAAATATAATGGTCTCCGCCGAACTGGATAACATCTTTAAGGCATATTTAACAGTCGTATGCGACTTTTGTGAAATATTCGATTCCACATAGTTTTTCATTGTGATACCACAGAAAGTGATGCTGTGGAATAAGTGTTATTACTAAAATGGTAAAGGTTTGGAATATTTAGAAAACTCACGCTAAAATGCCGCTCATGTGGAATATTTCCGCATTAAGATAGGCCAAGTACGCCAtcacaaatatgaaaatgggTTCTATGACACGCACGTGATCGGTGAATCTGGTCACCAAGCCAGTAAGAAAGCCCCAGATGATGCCTAATATTGTAGAACAATATCAAATGAAGTGCTTCTTGATTTTAAttggtaaatttaattttattgacagAGATTGAAAAGTTCTATCaccaactaaaaatatttagacaAGTATTTATTCTGTGTATGGTTGGCTAGGCAAAGTGTAATTAATTTAGCAATCCGAGTCAAAATCGTGCACTCACCTATGGCAGTGCCACCCAGTGCAACCACAAAAAAGGAACCCACACCGCTGGCGATGTCCTGGGCGATGATTTTGTCCAAGCCTATCTCATTGTAGGACTCCATCATGTGGTACATCACAACCTGGTGGGCAGAAGGAAGACTCAAATTCACTTAACCATGTAAACTTGTTGACTTAATTGCTACCATAACCAGCCCACAATCGCAATCAATAAACCCATCTTACCGTGACAGCATCGTTCAGCAAGGACTCGCCAAAGACGACAATGTACAGGATCTCGTTCACATGTATCTCCTCGAATACGGCCAAAACGGCCACCGGATCCACGGCGGATATCAGTGAGGCAAATAGAAACACGTCCATTAGACCCGGAGTCTCGCTTTCCCCGTAAATTCCCATCTTTCCGCAGGCGTACAACGAGCCACCTTCAAGGGAGAAAAACAGTAGATggtattataaataaaatcagagAGCGTAGGGGGTATGTCATCCATTTCCAGCCATCAATTTGCCGAAGCCGTTCTCAGACTTAATTAGATACTGGCCAATCgatggcattggcattgcatTGTTGTCTTCGAAATGCATCTCCAAGTCACTTAAGTCAATTGATAAGCGTGTTCTTCcaagaataattaaatttgcaaagaCGCAAATTGAATGTTCGCAATAATATTGCTTCAATAAGCACCATTTGTGGCGCCAGTAAATGATGTAAGCTGCAAAAGCCTTCCAACGATTTTACTTGTCGTCAATTAGTTGCTAACaaactatttcaaaatgtatatttatctGAGTCatatcataaataattttttttagagATACCCTTTAAGTAAACAgaaaagttaataaatattattaaattgacaATTGAAGCGAAATTTGGTCTTTTCCAAATGAATCGCGCTGTGTGCTCATTGATATGTAATGCAGTTTGTTAAACATAAGTAATTGCCAAGTCTGGATTTTTTTGGGGTAACTATGGCCACTCAAACGTGTTTCCCGTGGTCCGTTTGCGGTTTCGGTCAGTCATCTAACTGACGCCGACCACCCCTGTCCACCCACCCGGCGTTGTTCcctattttttgttattacaGCACTAGTATTCACATCGCATGTTTCGCTACAGTCTGTGTAAATCTGGTGAAAGCGGGAATCTAATAGGGCCGCCGCCCTATTCCCCCTCGGATGTAGCCTAATTTATTGGAAGTAGAAAACAATATACGCCCACTTAGACAATGACTTTGTTTTCCAGGGGATACAAAAAGGCGGAcgctttaaaatgtatatttcggATGATTCCGCTTCTGTTTACTCATCGGTATCAGGTGTCCAATTGCTGGCGTTGCTGACACCTTTGTAATTGTCAACCATTTTACAAGTGCTGTTCACAGTTCACATTTCATAATTGCTAGATTGGGGGTActtcaattgatttaaaatattgtaattCTATTTTTCAGTAGTTTGCTACACTTCAGGAAGTACAAATAACACATGTGAACAAGTGTGCCAATAATTGAAAGCACAAATGTTGACATGAAAATATTAGGAGATCGaaaaaatttgtattcatCTTTTTTGTCTTGAATACAAGCTTGTCATCAATAATTTCTTCAATAGGAACAATTTTCTTGATTTACGAAACCTTTTCTTGACTTTAGAGAGGAATTTCTTGAGTTGAGAGAAACTACATTTTTACAGAGAATTCTATAAGTTTTGTTATAAAAACAAGGATAAAACGCAATAGTCGAGTTACTCGAAtatcagatacccattactcagctatGGTCAGTGAGACTGAGAAACTTCAACATATATCGATAGGCATATCGATAggaattggcaaaaaaaaaacaataaatcaaaataatttctAAGGTGTAgcatatcaatagaaatttaaatgacaaataacaaaatgaaaacactttaacacatttttcaaaacattttttgggcAGTTTGAAGTGGGCGGGGCATCTACATGCTGAGTCTTATTTTTCTAGTTTTAATAGTTCAGtaggacggacagacgaacatggAGAAATCGACTACTCTACAAgaaacgggtataattataaaatattaattgagtGGTTTCCATAAACATCTTGCTTTTTAAATAGGCCAATCTCTTCTTGGATATTCTTGTTATAATCCAATGGAGACTATATAAAACCCTTGTTggccattaaaaaattatgttGAGTGTACTCATGTACTGCCCCTaacaatgcaaacaaattaaatgacCTCCCACAATCGACAAGTTGAAACGACATCTTCGTTGGCCATTCTTCAATGGATTGACTTAGATGAATGGTATAACCAATCGGCCACCTCTGTTTACTTAGTCATCAAATAAACGACAGCACAACTCGCCCGGGGCTAGCACCGAATCCATCTCGGGTTACCGCACTCACCGATGGTGGCTATGTTGAAGATGGTTCCGACCACCGCCATCAGCAGGATGGTGCCCAGGTTGTCGAAGAACAATCTATTGGGCATAAAGTAGCCTGCGTCCAGGATAATCGGCGGCAGCATGTAGAAGAAGAAGGTATTGGGAGTCAGCGGGGAGACGGCAACATCGGTGCAGAAATAGAGCACCACGCCAATGACCACGCCCACGACAATTAGCAGGCACGATTCCGGAAATATTAGATGCAGTTTGGGCGTCATATGGAAGCCTGAAATAAATTGTTAGATATATAAGTTAAGGTAAATATACTAGGTAAACACGAACATTCTACAACGCAATGGCTAAAATGGCGTGGGTGGtgtaactaaaaataaacatatttcattaatttacTATACTCGCTTGgcatacaaattacaatttaacCTTTccataaaaatactgataaagtttgttgttttttcccaGGGTCTCTTTTAAGTTATACCCTTTAAAGCTTTTTAGACAGCTGGGTTCAAGGGTAAAGGGATAATTATGATTTGTCAACAAATCaaggctattgatcctgattaagaatatttaAGGTCGGAAACGCCGTTGCCGAGGAGTCAGCGATCGCCGGCGGacatttagtttatttttagtttagCAAGATGGATTAGGACGCAAACGTGTGCAGTACTTCTCCAGTACCAGTCAACGTCACCTGGAACAATATATATACGTGtgcaaaagccacaaaaactaCAATTGTCATAAGCAATATCATTACAAGAAGTTTgaattccaattccatttgcgaggaatatatatatatttaaatcgaTATATCAATGTGTACCAGCCACGTTAACAAGTAATGTCCGAGACCAGAAACCCAAACTCAATGTCAAATCTGAATCTATATCTAAATCTAAATCGAAGCATTTGTTCCAAAGATATCAGagttcaacgaatctagtatacccttttactttacgattCCTTAattatcagatacccgttactcagctagaggAAGTGCTAATGAGAAATGTcatttttttgggaaatcggtcgaaatttgcaaaacaaatattaaaataaaaaaacacaacaaaggacaaaattgtgggcgttgtAAGCGTTTTTTTAAGCGTAAGAAGTGGCGCGCaaagaaatgtttttggtaTACCGGAAAAATTTTAccagacaaataaaaaaattaaaataaaattaaaacatttttcaactctaGTATACTTTTcgaatctagtacacccttttactgtacgaataatttaaaattattaaacatcTGTCAATGATTTAATAGTTTCGAAGAAGTTTTATCTTATCGGGGAGCTCATTTCCTTGATAAGTGCCAAGCCTCTCATCTTACTATCGACCTTCCCACTAGTTTGCTCTGGCCAACTGGCATTTGCAGTCTATTTTCGCCTACATTTTTGGCCCTTATCCGATTGCGCCGAATAAATCCGAGCGTTCGTCCACTcaaaaatagaaatgaaatCGGAAACAAGGACCCGAAAAAACATGGCAAGCGCCCTTGTTGaggaaaatggattttctctCGCCTGCAGTCAAGGTTATGGACAGGGCCACCGATAAACTTGTCTGGGGCAGTGTTAAATTGCCGACACGGGGGAcagtaataaataaaccaaaactGAAAGCATTGGTAATGAAGTCTCGAGAGGCCTGAAAGCGGTCGAGAATCAAGGTAAGTGATTAATACATAGCCTTTGGACCCAATTGTTGCTCGGGGCAAGGTCAAGGTCCCGATTCTTGCTGCTTGTTGCACACATCCACTGAGGGGTTATGTAATGTCCTTCTGCCACGAATCGCACCCATCGGCCCACGCTGTTACGTCGCCGACTTGACGCAAATCTGCATGATGGCGTCGTCGTAGGAATTACATAAACCATATTGATTTTGCATGACAagagcaaaaggaaaaaagtcACCCACGCCCAGGAGCATTTCCTTTCACAGGAAATGGACTCGTGGCTTGCCTGgcaaattatgtttattattactGTAAAGCCTTTGCTAATAAGCGGCTTTAAGTGTTactaataatttaatgttcaGCTGTAGAGTAATCAATTTTCAAGGCGAATAGTTTACTTACCGATTTTAGCTATACTGGCCGAAAGGATCCAGATTCCGATGATGAACGGCGTCTTTACACGAGCAAAGTCCACACTGGAGAGGGGATACCGCTCCATTTTGTGGCTTTCGCCGCCATCCTGGTCACCGGATTTCAATGGCTCGGCACGTAACAGCCTCACCGATGGCGTTGGATCCAGGCCCACATCCACCGCATCGACGGGCGTCGACCGGCGCAGCTGGTTTTGGGCAGGAAGGAAGAGAGAAATATTTTGGATATTAGCGGTGTTTCTAATTGGCAAACACGGAGCGGAAAATGGATAAATGCGCGATGCAACTAATAAATTACCAACACCTACAAAGGAAAACATCAAATGTTTACATGGTTGTATAAATTGCGGAATATAATATCCAGATCAGTTGGGTTGGGAATATCAGGGGTTCCGTTAACCGTTTGGTAACACGccattcaaaatgaaaatgattatTATTAGTGACGACAATTCCTATTCAAATTCGGTTGAAACTTTGATCTAGGTCAGTGAGCTAACTGCCAGAATGtttgatatacatatgtatgtcagCCAAtcaatgcatatttaattgcgAATTGGGGTTAATCAGTTTTGGTGAGTCagtaaacaaagaaaacaatatagcccataaataaaaaaaaaaattgaaaatgtgttACAGTGGCATATATCAGATAAAACttcaattttccaaataaaattgtgcATGTGTCATCACCGTCTACGGAGTGCACTTAAGAATATAGTTTACGACCTTTGAGGGACTGTAAATTAAGATTCACACGacaattagttatttaattCTTAAGCTTCGGTTaatcaaattataatttttgcaaTAGTTATGAATTGTGATTATATACATGTTCAgcatataattttattttataattttggaCTGCAATTTTGCCGTACTCACATTTAGCTGGGTGACCGCATCTACAATATCCTGGCTGACCTTTCCCGAAGCCACTCCCACAGCAATCGTGTTGGGCCGGGCCTGGGCAATTTCAAGGATCAGGACTAGGGCGCAAATAAGCAGCATCCTTTTGCTGATCATACCCCGCCAGTTGGAGGATGTGCAGGATGTGTTGCGGTTTGCGGGCGCTGTCTGTGGCTCTattctcgttttgtttttatctttcGATGGTAGTGGTgcttctgtatctgtatctgttatTGCAGAAACTATAGTTTTGAAGAGGGATTCCGAGCTGGAGGTTTTGATCCTCCAGCAGGCTCTTCGGGCCAAATTCATTTGCTGTTGCAGCGCCGGAGTGGCACTGTCGTAATCTTGCTCCGTGCGGATGCTCATTATGATCCTATATTCACTTTTATGATCCTGGCATACTACATGCTACTTAGCCAGGTTTATTTTTTAGCTGTTACGTTTCCTTACCTACCAGGAGAAAAAAGagtaaatcaatttcaataagTTTATCTTGCCTTCCTTTTTATTACTATCACTCTTCAAGTCGACCGACCTGCCACAATAACCAATTGAAACTGGTTAAAACCCACGGATTTCACTGGCCATGAAGACTTCTGGCCGAAATCCATATATACTCCATTAAATAAcgcatttatatttatctatCAAGCACCCGTGGGGTTTTCTTAACTCTCTTTGATTTGTTGGCTCCTTCTCTTTGGAACagttgcaaataaaaatgtgctaAAATCGAATCGCATTTTAAATTATCTGTGTGGCACGTGATTTTTCATTcacaataaaattaatgatAAACCCTGTTAAGTCTGCAATGCATAAGTAATATTAGTTGGTAAATGATTTAATCTGTGCCTGCAACCTATGTTTATTCCATTCATCCAAATTTAAAAGGCTCCTGGTTATTTCCGATGTTAATTCGAATGTTTGTGTACttgtttaaagttttaaaaagaaattatcaGGCATTCATGTAGACAATATTTGCTTTTCGAACTGGATAGATCCAGTGCTCTTAGCGCCGTGCAAATTTAGCGACTTAATACCATTAGTCAATATGGCCATAAAGCGAGGTAAACACATGAGTAAATATAATGGCAACTGTCAGTTGGTCTGCGATAAGACCTGATTTGCATTATTGGCGAAAATTTattagcagcagcagtaagCTTATCTGTCGGGTGCCGAATAACTGAAGGTTCCCAATTGAGCAATTCGTCTGTACAACGATTGTAATTGATGATGCTGATAAATCTGAGGGCATTGTACGAGTCGGATTCTGTAATTGTCCCGACTTGAGCAATTGCATCCGTTTGTTTCGCTATCTGCTGGGATAAGTGTCGGCCAcctaattatataaaattagtAGTCAATTTTAGATGATAACTCAATGCATTTTTCCCGTCTCCAAATTCAATTGTTCAATTGGCCATTTTAAAATCAGTGACGTTGATTACAATCCACTAACAGTTGGGCAACTGATCGACTTTTTTGGAAAGGTTAATGCTTAACAGACGgcagaatttatttattactttactttgatagaaatttaaaaaaaataaattttgtatttaggCAGGCGTCTTAAAACTTTAAGACAATAAACTAAAGTATCATTTGCGAATTATAACTAGACTGAAATTTTCTAAAATttcggaaaataaaaagtggaATGAAACTTTCAAAATCGTTTACAGCGTTGTGCTTTTAAGAACTGAGCAAcgatttaattgatttcttcGCACATCGCCAGCCACCAGACACCACCGAAATgtgttaatatttaatttgagttTACTTTATACTTTTAGCCACCTTGGGGCTAAGATGTAAATCGGATTGCTTCTCCGCCGAAGCCCTTCCGCTATCTACCGCCTTCATAAACTtacatgtttatttttgctcaTAAGGCGACTAATCGATAAAAACGTAAATATCTGAGTTCAGGATTAGGCAGCGgtaattaatttacatttgaaaggttaatttacatttacattagGTCGTTGTATTCAAATAGAACTATactatatttttgaatatatcCAATTGGgaatatatagatacatacatataatacgCATATGCCTTAAGTATATTTTGGCCAGCAGCCAATTGAGTGACTTTTTAGGAAAATATGGTGGC
This sequence is a window from Drosophila teissieri strain GT53w chromosome 2R, Prin_Dtei_1.1, whole genome shotgun sequence. Protein-coding genes within it:
- the LOC122613750 gene encoding sodium/hydrogen exchanger 3 isoform X13 translates to MSIRTEQDYDSATPALQQQMNLARRACWRIKTSSSESLFKTIVSAITDTDTEAPLPSKDKNKTRIEPQTAPANRNTSCTSSNWRGMISKRMLLICALVLILEIAQARPNTIAVGVASGKVSQDIVDAVTQLNLRRSTPVDAVDVGLDPTPSVRLLRAEPLKSGDQDGGESHKMERYPLSSVDFARVKTPFIIGIWILSASIAKIGFHMTPKLHLIFPESCLLIVVGVVIGVVLYFCTDVAVSPLTPNTFFFYMLPPIILDAGYFMPNRLFFDNLGTILLMAVVGTIFNIATIGGSLYACGKMGIYGESETPGLMDVFLFASLISAVDPVAVLAVFEEIHVNEILYIVVFGESLLNDAVTVVMYHMMESYNEIGLDKIIAQDIASGVGSFFVVALGGTAIGIIWGFLTGLVTRFTDHVRVIEPIFIFVMAYLAYLNAEIFHMSGILAITFCGITMKNYVESNISQKSHTTVKYALKMLSSSAETIIFMFLGVATVNNMHVWNTWFVVLTIAFCSVFRVIGVILLSALANRFRLHKLSRVDQFVMSYGGLRGAVAFALVLLVDENVVKQKNMFVTTTIAVIYFTVFLQGITIKPLVKILNVKRANKRKPTMNERIHERFMDHLMAGIEDIVGKTGNYNVRDKFKRFDNRFIRPLLIRDLKGAEPKIIETYSKLTMRDAMEVMRRNPSTIGQMTGTESMSALFRNYTNNYIGGRWAPPTIYTTCPSLTNLDNTCSRNLDMAELDYNPSKKDLTDARIHHLLAEELKPYRRASIQMHRRLSYSRHAVDDRDLSTQVNYKMQMNFRRMFNDRKHHKRSKRGASNKEAKENVKQNHVSFHDFQQNGTTKQLTNAEECQQNPNEINVVGLSDDWDDGLTFTAKSSLAEHPIPEEDRNLSRESDGERRVATPTATESQLPWKRQGDECTDAVQQNEFPAWASNKEYLAYNSPSATFLGGINKPKQPKSVIGLFRRESSSSKAGSVGIGSTGAMDSAATGSDTMMVPMSSQPPNTPSSSMHNPRLDKRSQSISSSSLGAGTHQIGPDGHSGPFPITASHRRNVRRGSMLELSGDTIPEESSYQHGHSKSLCEPADSDEWEGAPLSTAGGANSELLMRMSGREPLLSRPSNTPRAQIRRMNAGAVGGAGVTHAGRKNQVTKALLDYEDSETDSDENDDDEDEDFDSYDDENIVVTTFTTPASGRRSGSSPGSGSEANTAPTTTTSIRLTRNNDESII
- the LOC122613750 gene encoding sodium/hydrogen exchanger 3 isoform X1, encoding MSIRTEQDYDSATPALQQQMNLARRACWRIKTSSSESLFKTIVSAITDTDTEAPLPSKDKNKTRIEPQTAPANRNTSCTSSNWRGMISKRMLLICALVLILEIAQARPNTIAVGVASGKVSQDIVDAVTQLNLRRSTPVDAVDVGLDPTPSVRLLRAEPLKSGDQDGGESHKMERYPLSSVDFARVKTPFIIGIWILSASIAKIGFHMTPKLHLIFPESCLLIVVGVVIGVVLYFCTDVAVSPLTPNTFFFYMLPPIILDAGYFMPNRLFFDNLGTILLMAVVGTIFNIATIGGSLYACGKMGIYGESETPGLMDVFLFASLISAVDPVAVLAVFEEIHVNEILYIVVFGESLLNDAVTVVMYHMMESYNEIGLDKIIAQDIASGVGSFFVVALGGTAIGIIWGFLTGLVTRFTDHVRVIEPIFIFVMAYLAYLNAEIFHMSGILAITFCGITMKNYVESNISQKSHTTVKYALKMLSSSAETIIFMFLGVATVNNMHVWNTWFVVLTIAFCSVFRVIGVILLSALANRFRLHKLSRVDQFVMSYGGLRGAVAFALVLLVDENVVKQKNMFVTTTIAVIYFTVFLQGITIKPLVKILNVKRANKRKPTMNERIHERFMDHLMAGIEDIVGKTGNYNVRDKFKRFDNRFIRPLLIRDLKGAEPKIIETYSKLTMRDAMEVMRRNPSTIGQMTGTESMSALFRNYTNNYIGGRWAPPTIYTTCPSLTNLDNTCSRNLDMAELDYNPSKKDLTDARIHHLLAEELKPYRRASIQMHRRLSYSRHAVDDRDLSTQVNYKMQMNFRRMFNDRKHHKRSKRGASNKEAKENVKQNHVSFHDFQQNGTTKQLTNDYINNVLNETAEECQQNPNEINVVGLSDDWDDGLTFTAKSSPDSDRANNNSLIAHIQNLPGFDASKARIVVQHYAPRADDNPDTDLESPEQAIGPTAAELILPWRRDRSYQSIVAEHPIPEEDRNLSRESDGERRVATPTATESQLPWKRQGDECTDAVQQNEFPAWASNKEYLAYNSPSATFLGGINKPKQPKSVIGLFRRESSSSKAGSVGIGSTGAMDSAATGSDTMMVPMSSQPPNTPSSSMHNPRLDKRSQSISSSSLGAGTHQIGPDGHSGPFPITASHRRNVRRGSMLELSGDTIPEESSYQHGHSKSLCEPADSDEWEGAPLSTAGGANSELLMRMSGREPLLSRPSNTPRAQIRRMNAGAVGGAGVTHAGRKNQVTKALLDYEDSETDSDENDDDEDEDFDSYDDENIVVTTFTTPASGRRSGSSPGSGSEANTAPTTTTSIRLTRNNDESII
- the LOC122613750 gene encoding sodium/hydrogen exchanger 3 isoform X7; protein product: MSIRTEQDYDSATPALQQQMNLARRACWRIKTSSSESLFKTIVSAITDTDTEAPLPSKDKNKTRIEPQTAPANRNTSCTSSNWRGMISKRMLLICALVLILEIAQARPNTIAVGVASGKVSQDIVDAVTQLNLRRSTPVDAVDVGLDPTPSVRLLRAEPLKSGDQDGGESHKMERYPLSSVDFARVKTPFIIGIWILSASIAKIGFHMTPKLHLIFPESCLLIVVGVVIGVVLYFCTDVAVSPLTPNTFFFYMLPPIILDAGYFMPNRLFFDNLGTILLMAVVGTIFNIATIGGSLYACGKMGIYGESETPGLMDVFLFASLISAVDPVAVLAVFEEIHVNEILYIVVFGESLLNDAVTVVMYHMMESYNEIGLDKIIAQDIASGVGSFFVVALGGTAIGIIWGFLTGLVTRFTDHVRVIEPIFIFVMAYLAYLNAEIFHMSGILAITFCGITMKNYVESNISQKSHTTVKYALKMLSSSAETIIFMFLGVATVNNMHVWNTWFVVLTIAFCSVFRVIGVILLSALANRFRLHKLSRVDQFVMSYGGLRGAVAFALVLLVDENVVKQKNMFVTTTIAVIYFTVFLQGITIKPLVKILNVKRANKRKPTMNERIHERFMDHLMAGIEDIVGKTGNYNVRDKFKRFDNRFIRPLLIRDLKGAEPKIIETYSKLTMRDAMEVMRRNPSTIGQMTGTESMSALFRNYTNNYIGGRWAPPTIYTTCPSLTNLDNTCSRNLDMAELDYNPSKKDLTDARIHHLLAEELKPYRRASIQMHRRLSYSRHAVDDRDLSTQVNYKMQMNFRRMFNDRKHHKRSKRGASNKEAKENVKQNHVSFHDFQQNGTTKQLTNDYINNVLNETAEECQQNPNEINVVGLSDDWDDGLTFTAKSSPHIQNLPGFDASKARIVVQHYAPRADDNPDTDLESPEQAIGPTAAELILPWRRDRSYQSIVAEHPIPEEDRNLSRESDGERRVATPTATESQLPWKRQGDECTDAVQQNEFPAWASNKEYLAYNSPSATFLGGINKPKQPKSVIGLFRRESSSSKAGSVGIGSTGAMDSAATGSDTMMVPMSSQPPNTPSSSMHNPRLDKRSQSISSSSLGAGTHQIGPDGHSGPFPITASHRRNVRRGSMLELSGDTIPEESSYQHGHSKSLCEPADSDEWEGAPLSTAGGANSELLMRMSGREPLLSRPSNTPRAQIRRMNAGAVGGAGVTHAGRKNQVTKALLDYEDSETDSDENDDDEDEDFDSYDDENIVVTTFTTPASGRRSGSSPGSGSEANTAPTTTTSIRLTRNNDESII
- the LOC122613750 gene encoding sodium/hydrogen exchanger 3 isoform X2 — protein: MSIRTEQDYDSATPALQQQMNLARRACWRIKTSSSESLFKTIVSAITDTDTEAPLPSKDKNKTRIEPQTAPANRNTSCTSSNWRGMISKRMLLICALVLILEIAQARPNTIAVGVASGKVSQDIVDAVTQLNLRRSTPVDAVDVGLDPTPSVRLLRAEPLKSGDQDGGESHKMERYPLSSVDFARVKTPFIIGIWILSASIAKIGFHMTPKLHLIFPESCLLIVVGVVIGVVLYFCTDVAVSPLTPNTFFFYMLPPIILDAGYFMPNRLFFDNLGTILLMAVVGTIFNIATIGGSLYACGKMGIYGESETPGLMDVFLFASLISAVDPVAVLAVFEEIHVNEILYIVVFGESLLNDAVTVVMYHMMESYNEIGLDKIIAQDIASGVGSFFVVALGGTAIGIIWGFLTGLVTRFTDHVRVIEPIFIFVMAYLAYLNAEIFHMSGILAITFCGITMKNYVESNISQKSHTTVKYALKMLSSSAETIIFMFLGVATVNNMHVWNTWFVVLTIAFCSVFRVIGVILLSALANRFRLHKLSRVDQFVMSYGGLRGAVAFALVLLVDENVVKQKNMFVTTTIAVIYFTVFLQGITIKPLVKILNVKRANKRKPTMNERIHERFMDHLMAGIEDIVGKTGNYNVRDKFKRFDNRFIRPLLIRDLKGAEPKIIETYSKLTMRDAMEVMRRNPSTIGQMTGTESMSALFRNYTNNYIGGRWAPPTIYTTCPSLTNLDNTCSRNLDMAELDYNPSKKDLTDARIHHLLAEELKPYRRASIQMHRRLSYSRHAVDDRDLSTQVNYKMQMNFRRMFNDRKHHKRSKRGASNKAKENVKQNHVSFHDFQQNGTTKQLTNDYINNVLNETAEECQQNPNEINVVGLSDDWDDGLTFTAKSSPDSDRANNNSLIAHIQNLPGFDASKARIVVQHYAPRADDNPDTDLESPEQAIGPTAAELILPWRRDRSYQSIVAEHPIPEEDRNLSRESDGERRVATPTATESQLPWKRQGDECTDAVQQNEFPAWASNKEYLAYNSPSATFLGGINKPKQPKSVIGLFRRESSSSKAGSVGIGSTGAMDSAATGSDTMMVPMSSQPPNTPSSSMHNPRLDKRSQSISSSSLGAGTHQIGPDGHSGPFPITASHRRNVRRGSMLELSGDTIPEESSYQHGHSKSLCEPADSDEWEGAPLSTAGGANSELLMRMSGREPLLSRPSNTPRAQIRRMNAGAVGGAGVTHAGRKNQVTKALLDYEDSETDSDENDDDEDEDFDSYDDENIVVTTFTTPASGRRSGSSPGSGSEANTAPTTTTSIRLTRNNDESII